In Streptomyces alboniger, the following are encoded in one genomic region:
- a CDS encoding radical SAM protein, which translates to MPSRSENRTQLIESLMERFPHVPREAVIKEDLLRGGIAFDESALSDNEGGEVKPKSYFIFSFDHGTLPELGAAALRRPPEEIVLTGGPYELRRTVVSVRVNPSSPYRVAADDHGVLGLYLDGARISDVGLPPMPDYYRHTLENGKSVMEVAPTIQWGYLIYLTVFRVCQYFGAKEECQYCDINHNWRQHKAAGRPYTGVKPVEEVLEALAIIDKYDTSKSSTAYTLTGGAITSQIGGKDEADFYGQYAKAIEERFPGRWIGKVVAQALPKADVQRFHDYGVRIYHPNYEVWDPYLFERYCPGKERYVGRDEWHRRILDSAEVFGPRNVIPNFVAGVEMAEPFGFKTVDEAIDSTVEGLQYFMSRGITPRFTTWCPEPTTPLGKANPQGAPLEYHVRLLEAYRATLEANGLTSPPGYGPAGPGNAVFSVSSFMDSLPAESAAPEDADAPTQPR; encoded by the coding sequence ATGCCAAGCCGCAGCGAGAACCGTACCCAGCTCATCGAGTCACTCATGGAGCGGTTCCCGCACGTGCCGCGGGAAGCAGTGATCAAGGAGGATCTGCTGCGCGGCGGGATCGCCTTCGACGAGTCGGCCCTGAGCGACAACGAGGGTGGCGAGGTCAAGCCGAAGTCGTACTTCATCTTCTCCTTCGACCACGGCACCCTCCCCGAGCTGGGCGCCGCCGCGCTGCGCCGCCCGCCGGAGGAGATCGTCCTCACCGGCGGCCCCTACGAGCTGCGCCGCACCGTCGTCTCGGTCCGCGTGAACCCGTCCTCGCCCTACCGTGTCGCCGCCGACGACCACGGCGTGCTCGGCCTCTACCTCGACGGCGCGCGCATCTCCGACGTGGGCCTCCCGCCGATGCCGGACTACTACCGGCACACGCTGGAGAACGGCAAGTCCGTCATGGAGGTCGCGCCCACCATCCAGTGGGGCTACCTCATCTATCTGACGGTGTTCCGGGTCTGCCAGTACTTCGGCGCCAAGGAGGAGTGCCAGTACTGCGACATCAACCACAACTGGCGCCAGCACAAGGCGGCCGGGCGGCCCTACACGGGAGTGAAGCCGGTGGAGGAGGTCCTTGAGGCCCTCGCCATCATCGACAAGTACGACACCAGCAAGTCCTCCACCGCGTACACGCTCACCGGCGGCGCCATCACCTCGCAGATCGGCGGCAAGGACGAGGCCGACTTCTACGGGCAGTACGCGAAGGCCATCGAGGAGCGCTTCCCCGGCCGCTGGATCGGCAAGGTCGTCGCCCAGGCGCTGCCCAAGGCGGACGTACAGCGCTTCCACGACTACGGAGTGCGGATCTACCACCCCAACTACGAGGTGTGGGACCCGTACCTCTTCGAGCGGTACTGCCCCGGCAAGGAGCGTTACGTCGGCCGTGACGAGTGGCACCGCCGCATCCTGGACTCCGCGGAGGTGTTCGGCCCGCGCAACGTCATCCCCAACTTCGTGGCGGGCGTGGAGATGGCGGAGCCGTTCGGTTTCAAGACGGTGGACGAGGCGATCGATTCCACGGTCGAGGGGCTTCAGTACTTCATGTCGCGCGGCATCACGCCCCGCTTCACCACGTGGTGCCCGGAGCCCACGACGCCGCTGGGCAAGGCGAACCCCCAGGGCGCCCCGCTGGAGTACCACGTCCGTCTCCTGGAGGCCTACCGCGCGACGCTGGAGGCCAACGGCCTGACGTCGCCGCCCGGCTACGGCCCCGCCGGCCCCGGCAACGCGGTCTTCTCCGTCAGCTCCTTCATGGACAGCCTGCCCGCGGAGTCGGCGGCCCCGGAGGACGCGGACGCCCCCACGCAGCCGCGGTAG
- a CDS encoding carbohydrate ABC transporter permease, which produces MSETRKGREVRKGSEARKRGRAGSVATHAVLSLGALVMVFPFLWQLLTALKTLAETSRVPPTFLPDTWNGASFEEVFTALPFREMLTNSVLNTVGRTLGQLVFCSLAAYAFARMRFRGRNVLFALFLSVLMVPSSLLVLPQYDIIQGLGLLNSAPALFLPGMFSAFGTFMLRQFFLTLPRELEEAARIDGAGSFRIFWSIMLPLIRPALAALAVITAMWSWNDLLWPLIVNTDPAKMPISAGLTSLEGQYETNYPVMMAGSLIASLPMLLVYVFLQRHFVQSVALSGSKS; this is translated from the coding sequence ATGAGTGAGACCCGAAAGGGGCGTGAGGTCCGAAAGGGGAGTGAGGCCCGAAAGCGCGGGCGCGCAGGGTCCGTCGCCACCCACGCCGTGCTGTCGCTGGGCGCGCTCGTGATGGTCTTCCCGTTTCTGTGGCAGCTGCTGACCGCGCTGAAAACCCTCGCGGAGACCTCACGCGTCCCGCCCACGTTCCTGCCCGACACCTGGAACGGGGCGAGCTTCGAGGAGGTCTTCACCGCGCTGCCGTTCCGCGAAATGCTCACCAACAGTGTGCTCAACACGGTCGGGCGGACCCTCGGCCAGCTCGTGTTCTGCTCGCTCGCCGCCTACGCCTTCGCCCGCATGCGGTTCAGGGGGCGCAACGTCCTGTTCGCGCTGTTCCTGTCCGTCCTCATGGTGCCGAGTTCCCTGCTCGTCCTGCCGCAGTACGACATCATCCAGGGGCTCGGCCTGCTGAACTCCGCTCCCGCGCTGTTCCTGCCCGGCATGTTCAGCGCGTTCGGCACGTTCATGCTGCGCCAGTTCTTCCTCACGCTCCCCCGGGAGCTGGAGGAGGCCGCCCGCATCGACGGCGCGGGCTCCTTCCGCATCTTCTGGTCCATCATGCTGCCGCTGATCAGGCCCGCGCTCGCCGCGCTCGCCGTCATCACCGCGATGTGGTCCTGGAACGACCTGCTGTGGCCCTTGATCGTCAACACCGACCCGGCGAAGATGCCGATCAGCGCCGGACTGACCTCCCTGGAGGGGCAGTACGAGACCAACTACCCCGTGATGATGGCCGGCTCCCTCATCGCGAGCCTGCCCATGCTGCTGGTCTACGTCTTCCTCCAGCGGCACTTCGTCCAGAGCGTCGCCCTGTCCGGCTCCAAGAGCTGA
- a CDS encoding carbohydrate ABC transporter permease, with the protein MSVFPATAASRAAGRGAAAAGGRAGPRGRRAAYLFIAPLGLGFAVFYFWPLLQTFYFSFTEFGAFGGHTFIGTDNYIRVVKDVTVWQALGNTIVYSLIGLTALPIAIVVAALLNRRGLRGVALYRALYFVPFVTLPVAVGLVWNWLYNGDFGLLNDILSRFGADRHYWVSDPSTAVYAIGTVMVWSTTGYYLIIFMAGIKGIPRDYYEAAEIDGAGALRRFFTITLPLLSPTIFFASVICMINSLQTFDLIYIMMAEKNPAIGDTQSVVGLFYKWAFIENAQGAAAALAFLLMLLIAALTYLQFRLQKRWVHYE; encoded by the coding sequence CCGGGCCCCGCGGCCGGCGCGCCGCCTATCTCTTCATAGCGCCGCTCGGCCTCGGCTTCGCCGTCTTCTACTTCTGGCCCCTGCTCCAGACCTTCTACTTCAGCTTCACCGAATTCGGGGCCTTCGGCGGTCATACGTTCATCGGGACCGACAACTACATACGTGTCGTGAAGGACGTCACGGTCTGGCAGGCGCTCGGCAACACGATCGTCTACAGCCTCATCGGGCTCACCGCGCTGCCGATCGCGATCGTCGTCGCGGCCCTCCTCAACCGGCGCGGCCTGCGCGGAGTCGCCCTCTACCGCGCCCTGTACTTCGTGCCGTTCGTGACGCTCCCCGTCGCGGTCGGTCTGGTCTGGAACTGGCTCTACAACGGCGACTTCGGGCTCCTCAACGACATCCTGAGCCGGTTCGGCGCCGACCGGCACTACTGGGTCTCCGACCCCTCCACGGCCGTCTACGCGATCGGCACGGTGATGGTCTGGTCGACCACCGGCTACTACCTGATCATCTTCATGGCGGGCATCAAGGGAATTCCGCGGGACTACTACGAGGCCGCGGAGATCGACGGGGCCGGGGCGCTGCGCCGGTTCTTCACCATCACCCTCCCCCTCCTGAGCCCCACCATCTTCTTCGCCTCGGTCATCTGCATGATCAATTCACTCCAGACCTTCGATCTGATCTACATCATGATGGCCGAGAAGAACCCCGCGATCGGCGATACGCAGTCCGTCGTGGGCCTCTTCTACAAATGGGCGTTCATCGAGAACGCGCAAGGAGCCGCGGCCGCGCTCGCCTTCCTGCTCATGCTCCTCATCGCCGCCTTGACGTATCTGCAATTCCGGCTCCAGAAGAGGTGGGTGCACTATGAGTGA